A genomic region of Arachis stenosperma cultivar V10309 chromosome 9, arast.V10309.gnm1.PFL2, whole genome shotgun sequence contains the following coding sequences:
- the LOC130947819 gene encoding type IV inositol polyphosphate 5-phosphatase 7-like isoform X2, whose translation MRDDNSKKTKLSWSKKMVRKFFNIKCRTDDTLSGAVAYGGGNVEYRSRSSRSSFSEREPCTIKKSKTEKFSRSADQVRRGRMNLDHPRIIDVQNHSIFVATWNVAGRSPPSNLNLDDWLHSSPPADIYVLGFQEIVPLNAGNILGAEDNGPAKKWLALIRKSLNNLPGTSGSSGCYTPSPIPQPIAELNADFEGSARQKNSSFFHRRSFQTTSTSYGIDNDPSLAQPRLDRRYSVCDRVMFGHRPSDYSRPSDYSRPSDFSRPSDYSRPSDFDPSFRWGYRPSDYSRASDYSRPSDYSRWGSSDDDNAIGDSPSTVLFSPMSYAGPASNEDEYGMPGRSRYCLVASKQMVGIYLTIWVRSELKDHVQNMKVSCVGRGLMGYLGNKGSISISMSLHETSFCFICSHLTSGQKEGDELRRNLDVMEILKKTRFPRVNGVDNEKSPQTILEHDRIIWLGDLNYRIALNYRSAKALVEMQNWRALLENDQLRIEQKRGRVFVGWNEGKIYFPPTYKYSTNSDRYAGDDMHPKEKRRTPAWCDRILWFGEGLHQLSYVRGESRFSDHRPVYGIFMAEVESTHGRLKKTMSCSRSRIEVEELLPYSGGYTELNFF comes from the exons ATGAGAGATgacaattcaaagaaaaccaag CTCTCATGGTCAAAGAAAATGGTTAGAAAGTTCTTCAATATCAAATGCAGAACTGATGATACACTATCAGGTGCTGTTGCCTATGGAG GAGGTAACGTAGAATACAGAAGCAGGAGTAGCAGGAGTAGCTTCTCTGAGAGAGAACCATGCACTATCAAAAAGAGCAAAACAG AGAAGTTTAGCAGGAGTGCAGATCAGGTTAGGCGAGGAAGAATGAATCTTGACCATCCTCGAATTATTGATGTTCAGAACCATAG CATTTTTGTTGCTACATGGAATGTTGCTGGAAGATCACCACCGAGTAATTTGAATTTGGATGATTGGCTTCATTCCTCACCACCAGCAGATATATATGTTCTAGG ATTTCAAGAGATAGTTCCCTTGAATGCTGGTAATATCTTAGGGGCTGAGGACAATGGCCCTGCCAAAAAATGGTTGGCTCTCATCAGAAAGAGTTTAAACAACCTTCCTGGCACTAGTGGAAGCAGTGGATGTTATACACCTTCTCCCATTCCTCAGCCAATTGCAGAGCTAAATGCTGATTTTGAGGGATCAGCTAGGCAGAAGAATTCATCTTTCTTCCATAGGCGATCGTTCCAGACAACTTCTACTAGTTATGGAATTGACAACGATCCGTCACTTGCTCAACCACGACTAGATAGAAGGTATAGTGTCTGTGATCGTGTAATGTTCGGCCACAGGCCGAGTGACTACTCAAGGCCAAGTGACTACTCTAGGCCAAGTGACTTTTCAAGGCCAAGCGACTACTCAAGGCCAAGTGACTTTGATCCCAGTTTTAGATGGGGTTATAGGCCTAGTGACTATTCAAGGGCAAGTGACTACTCAAGACCAAGTGACTATTCAAGATGGGGTTCATCTGATGATGATAATGCCATTGGAGATTCACCAAGTACAGTTCTATTTTCGCCAATGTCTTATGCCGGACCTGCCTCTAATGAGGATGAATATGGCATGCCGGGGCGTTCGAGGTACTGCCTTGTAGCAAGTAAGCAAATGGTGGGAATATACCTTACCATATGGGTAAGAAGTGAATTGAAAGATCATGTGCAAAACATGAAAGTATCATGTGTTGGCAGGGGTTTGATGGGCTATCTTGGAAATAAG GGATCCATCTCAATCAGCATGTCACTGCAtgaaacaagcttttgctttATCTGTAGCCATTTAACCTCTGGACAGAAAGAGGGAGATGAACTAAGAAGAAATTTGGATGTGATGGAGATTTTAAAAAAGACAAGGTTTCCGCGTGTTAATGGTGTGGACAATGAGAAGTCCCCACAAACAATCCTTGAGCATGA TCGAATAATATGGCTCGGAGATTTGAATTATCGAATCGCCCTCAATTACCGGTCTGCTAAGGCACTTGTTGAGATGCAAAACTGGAGAGCATTGTTAGAGAATGATCAG TTGAGAATAGAACAGAAAAGAGGCCGTGTATTTGTGGGATGGAATGAAGGGAAGATATATTTTCCCCCAACATACAAGTATTCAACTAATTCAGATAGATATGCAGGAGATGATATGCATCCAAAGGAGAAAAGGAGAACACCTGCATG GTGTGACAGAATCTTGTGGTTTGGAGAAGGTCTTCATCAATTATCTTACGTCCGCGGGGAATCAAGATTTTCGGATCACAGGCCTGTCTATGGCATATTCATGGCTGAGGTTGAGTCAACTCATGGCAGACTGAAGAAAACTATGAGTTGTTCTCGTTCCAGAATTGAGGTGGAAGAACTTCTGCCATATTCAGGCGGATACACTGAGCTGAACTTTTTCTAA
- the LOC130950158 gene encoding transcription factor DICHOTOMA-like, whose product MLDQDAAASNGCCYGGGGGLIYGGGGVPNLLTQKPLGSSIGTKKDRHSKIHTSQGLRDRRVRLSSEIARKFFDLQDMLEFDKPSNTLEWLFTKSENAIKELARSKHSCSFSSGGEKCSCCEGSDQAAGVVVVHSSEKSSMAGSSDSCSKGRNKLKWTQREDVCVQTKKESRDKARARARERTCYKMNNNNNNGRLMVQDLEDKTPALQQFEPCGRWSNNPHQILQQPPYYNPLRHHHHHILGDAFINNVIDDSIMIKRNMNRDQNLIAIPNNNNNIIVNDDEYQNHSSPFLYSTPNWDTDETINGCSNFRAMAATMNNLSTCFTDQ is encoded by the coding sequence ATGCTTGATCAAGATGCTGCAGCAAGCAATGGCTGCTGCTATGGCGGGGGCGGAGGACTAATCTACGGTGGTGGAGGTGTTCCCAATTTGCTGACTCAGAAACCGTTAGGAAGCAGCATAGGTACGAAGAAAGATAGGCACAGCAAGATTCACACATCTCAGGGGTTGAGGGACAGAAGGGTGAGGCTTTCAAGCGAAATAGCGCGCAAGTTCTTTGATCTTCAGGACATGCTGGAGTTCGACAAGCCCAGCAACACGCTCGAATGGCTCTTCACCAAGTCTGAGAATGCAATCAAGGAGCTTGCAAGAAGCAAACATAGCTGCAGCTTCAGCTCCGGCGGCGAGAAATGCTCGTGTTGTGAAGGTAGTGATCAAGCAGCTGGGGTGGTGGTGGTGCACTCAAGCGAGAAATCATCTATGGCGGGAAGCAGTGATTCTTGTTCCAAAGGGAGGAACAAGTTGAAGTGGACACAGAGAGAAGATGTTTGTGTTCAGACAAAGAAGGAGTCAAGGGATAAAGCAAGGGCAAGAGCAAGAGAGAGAACTTGTTACAAaatgaacaacaacaacaacaatggaagATTAATGGTGCAAGATTTGGAGGACAAAACCCCTGCACTGCAACAATTTGAGCCTTGTGGAAGATGGTCTAATAACCCTCATCAGATTCTTCAACAACCACCTTACTATAACCCTCttcgtcatcatcatcatcacatacTTGGAGATGCTTTTATTAACAATGTCATTGATGATTCTATCATGATTAAAAGGAACATGAATCGTGACCAAAACCTTATTGCTATCcctaataacaacaacaacattaTTGTTAATGATGATGAGTACCAAAACCACTCGTCACCGTTCCTTTATTCAACTCCAAATTGGGACACCGACGAAACCATAAATGGTTGCTCCAACTTTCGTGCAATGGCAGCCACAATGAATAATCTATCAACATGCTTCACGGACCAGTAA
- the LOC130947819 gene encoding type IV inositol polyphosphate 5-phosphatase 7-like isoform X1, with amino-acid sequence MRDDNSKKTKLSWSKKMVRKFFNIKCRTDDTLSGAVAYGAGGNVEYRSRSSRSSFSEREPCTIKKSKTEKFSRSADQVRRGRMNLDHPRIIDVQNHSIFVATWNVAGRSPPSNLNLDDWLHSSPPADIYVLGFQEIVPLNAGNILGAEDNGPAKKWLALIRKSLNNLPGTSGSSGCYTPSPIPQPIAELNADFEGSARQKNSSFFHRRSFQTTSTSYGIDNDPSLAQPRLDRRYSVCDRVMFGHRPSDYSRPSDYSRPSDFSRPSDYSRPSDFDPSFRWGYRPSDYSRASDYSRPSDYSRWGSSDDDNAIGDSPSTVLFSPMSYAGPASNEDEYGMPGRSRYCLVASKQMVGIYLTIWVRSELKDHVQNMKVSCVGRGLMGYLGNKGSISISMSLHETSFCFICSHLTSGQKEGDELRRNLDVMEILKKTRFPRVNGVDNEKSPQTILEHDRIIWLGDLNYRIALNYRSAKALVEMQNWRALLENDQLRIEQKRGRVFVGWNEGKIYFPPTYKYSTNSDRYAGDDMHPKEKRRTPAWCDRILWFGEGLHQLSYVRGESRFSDHRPVYGIFMAEVESTHGRLKKTMSCSRSRIEVEELLPYSGGYTELNFF; translated from the exons ATGAGAGATgacaattcaaagaaaaccaag CTCTCATGGTCAAAGAAAATGGTTAGAAAGTTCTTCAATATCAAATGCAGAACTGATGATACACTATCAGGTGCTGTTGCCTATGGAG CAGGAGGTAACGTAGAATACAGAAGCAGGAGTAGCAGGAGTAGCTTCTCTGAGAGAGAACCATGCACTATCAAAAAGAGCAAAACAG AGAAGTTTAGCAGGAGTGCAGATCAGGTTAGGCGAGGAAGAATGAATCTTGACCATCCTCGAATTATTGATGTTCAGAACCATAG CATTTTTGTTGCTACATGGAATGTTGCTGGAAGATCACCACCGAGTAATTTGAATTTGGATGATTGGCTTCATTCCTCACCACCAGCAGATATATATGTTCTAGG ATTTCAAGAGATAGTTCCCTTGAATGCTGGTAATATCTTAGGGGCTGAGGACAATGGCCCTGCCAAAAAATGGTTGGCTCTCATCAGAAAGAGTTTAAACAACCTTCCTGGCACTAGTGGAAGCAGTGGATGTTATACACCTTCTCCCATTCCTCAGCCAATTGCAGAGCTAAATGCTGATTTTGAGGGATCAGCTAGGCAGAAGAATTCATCTTTCTTCCATAGGCGATCGTTCCAGACAACTTCTACTAGTTATGGAATTGACAACGATCCGTCACTTGCTCAACCACGACTAGATAGAAGGTATAGTGTCTGTGATCGTGTAATGTTCGGCCACAGGCCGAGTGACTACTCAAGGCCAAGTGACTACTCTAGGCCAAGTGACTTTTCAAGGCCAAGCGACTACTCAAGGCCAAGTGACTTTGATCCCAGTTTTAGATGGGGTTATAGGCCTAGTGACTATTCAAGGGCAAGTGACTACTCAAGACCAAGTGACTATTCAAGATGGGGTTCATCTGATGATGATAATGCCATTGGAGATTCACCAAGTACAGTTCTATTTTCGCCAATGTCTTATGCCGGACCTGCCTCTAATGAGGATGAATATGGCATGCCGGGGCGTTCGAGGTACTGCCTTGTAGCAAGTAAGCAAATGGTGGGAATATACCTTACCATATGGGTAAGAAGTGAATTGAAAGATCATGTGCAAAACATGAAAGTATCATGTGTTGGCAGGGGTTTGATGGGCTATCTTGGAAATAAG GGATCCATCTCAATCAGCATGTCACTGCAtgaaacaagcttttgctttATCTGTAGCCATTTAACCTCTGGACAGAAAGAGGGAGATGAACTAAGAAGAAATTTGGATGTGATGGAGATTTTAAAAAAGACAAGGTTTCCGCGTGTTAATGGTGTGGACAATGAGAAGTCCCCACAAACAATCCTTGAGCATGA TCGAATAATATGGCTCGGAGATTTGAATTATCGAATCGCCCTCAATTACCGGTCTGCTAAGGCACTTGTTGAGATGCAAAACTGGAGAGCATTGTTAGAGAATGATCAG TTGAGAATAGAACAGAAAAGAGGCCGTGTATTTGTGGGATGGAATGAAGGGAAGATATATTTTCCCCCAACATACAAGTATTCAACTAATTCAGATAGATATGCAGGAGATGATATGCATCCAAAGGAGAAAAGGAGAACACCTGCATG GTGTGACAGAATCTTGTGGTTTGGAGAAGGTCTTCATCAATTATCTTACGTCCGCGGGGAATCAAGATTTTCGGATCACAGGCCTGTCTATGGCATATTCATGGCTGAGGTTGAGTCAACTCATGGCAGACTGAAGAAAACTATGAGTTGTTCTCGTTCCAGAATTGAGGTGGAAGAACTTCTGCCATATTCAGGCGGATACACTGAGCTGAACTTTTTCTAA